In one window of Streptomyces sp. NBC_01224 DNA:
- a CDS encoding carbohydrate kinase family protein, producing the protein MIQQHTEYDVLVVGGSGVDTIVRVDSLPVPLADSVHVGPIEEWPGHTGGNVALGARALGLKVALLDCIGDDLTGAQVRRRLAEGDVEFAPLISAAGTRRAVNLVDATGRRMSFYDARDPADLRMPRDFYLPRLRRTRHVHLSIMNFARFLYGDIEDLGVPVSTDLHDWDGLADHHREFALRSDLVFLSAAGAGQDATALMREILREGRADTVVVTAGADGSYVLTRNGGSVPHHIPATVPPAPVVDSNGAGDAFVCGFLYGRLAGRDALECARLGAVAGAHACTAPGSTALITQEALLASDHVRSRSQ; encoded by the coding sequence GTGATCCAACAGCACACGGAGTACGACGTCTTGGTGGTCGGAGGCAGCGGGGTGGACACCATTGTCCGCGTCGACTCCCTGCCGGTACCGCTCGCCGACTCGGTCCATGTCGGGCCGATCGAGGAGTGGCCCGGCCACACCGGAGGGAATGTGGCCCTCGGTGCCCGGGCGCTCGGCCTGAAGGTCGCGCTGCTCGACTGCATCGGCGACGACTTGACGGGCGCGCAGGTGCGCCGGCGGCTGGCCGAGGGGGACGTGGAGTTCGCCCCGCTGATCTCGGCGGCGGGCACCCGCCGCGCGGTCAACCTGGTGGACGCGACCGGACGCCGGATGTCCTTCTACGATGCCCGCGACCCGGCCGATCTGCGGATGCCCCGGGACTTCTACCTTCCCCGGCTGCGGCGCACCCGCCACGTCCACCTCTCCATCATGAATTTCGCGCGCTTCCTCTACGGGGACATCGAGGATCTCGGTGTCCCCGTCTCCACGGATCTGCACGACTGGGACGGACTCGCCGACCACCACCGGGAGTTCGCGCTCCGCTCCGACCTCGTCTTCCTCAGTGCGGCGGGCGCGGGCCAGGACGCCACCGCCCTGATGCGGGAGATCCTCCGCGAGGGCCGCGCGGACACCGTCGTCGTCACGGCGGGCGCAGACGGCTCCTACGTCCTCACCCGGAACGGCGGCTCGGTCCCGCACCACATTCCGGCGACCGTTCCGCCCGCACCAGTGGTGGATTCCAACGGCGCGGGTGATGCCTTCGTCTGCGGCTTCCTCTACGGGAGACTCGCGGGCCGGGACGCCCTGGAATGCGCCCGCCTGGGTGCGGTGGCGGGCGCCCATGCCTGCACGGCTCCGGGTTCCACCGCCCTCATCACCCAGGAGGCCCTCCTGGCGTCGGATCACGTCCGGAGCAGGAGTCAGTAG
- a CDS encoding methyltransferase domain-containing protein produces the protein MTSSAFETIAPDSVVYLDRLAATDLARAYKSRMLDELGIRPGHTVLDLGCGPGTDLGALAGAVTAAGEVIGVDHDQATVDTAEHRTRDLSTVTVRRGDIHDLPLPDSTADRARTDRVLQHIADPARALHEIRRVLRPGGRLVMGEPDWDTLTVDHPDSGFSRAYTQYVTDEVIRNARIGRQLARLSAEAGFTVPTVLPVTSVFRDARAADEILGLERTTRRAVAAGYFTEEGARSWLDHLSSGPFLAAMTFYIVVAES, from the coding sequence ATGACGTCATCGGCATTCGAGACCATCGCCCCCGACTCCGTCGTCTACCTGGACCGCCTTGCCGCGACCGACCTGGCTCGCGCCTACAAGAGCCGCATGCTCGACGAACTCGGAATCCGGCCCGGCCACACAGTGCTCGACCTCGGCTGCGGCCCCGGCACCGATCTCGGCGCGCTCGCCGGGGCCGTCACCGCGGCAGGCGAGGTGATCGGTGTCGACCACGACCAGGCCACGGTCGACACCGCCGAGCACCGCACCCGCGACCTGAGCACCGTCACGGTCCGGCGCGGCGATATCCACGACCTGCCGCTGCCGGACAGCACCGCCGACCGCGCCCGTACCGACCGCGTACTGCAACACATCGCCGACCCCGCCCGAGCGCTCCACGAAATCCGCCGCGTGCTGCGGCCCGGCGGACGGCTCGTCATGGGTGAACCCGACTGGGACACCCTCACCGTCGACCATCCGGACAGCGGTTTTTCGCGCGCCTACACCCAGTACGTCACGGACGAGGTCATCCGTAACGCCCGCATCGGCAGGCAGCTCGCCCGGCTGTCAGCGGAGGCGGGATTCACGGTGCCCACGGTTCTGCCGGTCACCTCCGTCTTCCGAGATGCCCGGGCCGCCGATGAGATCCTCGGACTGGAACGCACCACACGGCGCGCCGTCGCCGCCGGGTACTTCACCGAGGAAGGCGCACGAAGCTGGCTGGACCACCTCTCAAGCGGCCCTTTCCTCGCGGCGATGACGTTCTACATCGTGGTGGCCGAGTCGTGA
- the dnaE gene encoding DNA polymerase III subunit alpha, with amino-acid sequence MPDSFVHLHNHTEYSMLDGAQKLKPMFGEVARQGMPAIAMSDHGNMFGAYEFAQVAKGFEGIRPIIGIEAYVAPSSRFVRKQEFWGPGGRRAMSADGEGSKDVSGGGRFTHMTMWARNSQGLRNLFWLSTQASYGGQFPAGKPRMDRELIAERPDGVIATTGCPSGEIQTRLRLNQYDEAKAAAAVYQEIFGRENYFLELMDHGLDIEREVREGLLRLASELKIPLLATNDAHYVTEDQADAHDSLLCIGVGKNKDDPGRFRFNGSGYYLKTAAEMRSLFSELPEACDNSLLIAERIESYDEVFDYVDEMPQFPDVPEGETQESWLRKEVLKGLAMRYGDPVPQHVMDRFETEMSVIGPMGFSSYFLVVADICRHARENKIPLGPGRGSATGSIVAYATRITELCPLEHGLLFERFLNPERINPPDVDLDFDDRQRDRMVRYVTEKYGEEYTAMVNTFGKIKAKNAIKDSSRILGYPYSHGERITKALPPDQNGKSAPLATVFDSAHERYGEAGEIRQMYDSEQDVQRVIDTARGVEGLTRGTGVHAAAVILSKTKLTDRIPLHMRASDGVKITGFDYPSCEAMGLIKMDFLGLRNLGVIDQAIENIRENRGVSLATVDPLGGDPSTVVIPLDDAKTYRLLAEGNTFGVFQLDGGGMRVLLKQMEPTRFEDIAAVNALYRPGPMAANAHTNYAHRKTGRQEITPIHPELRDALEPILGNTFHLLVYQEQIMAIARELAGYTLGGADLLRRAMGKKKPEVLAAEWDKFHDGMRGNGYSEEAIKALWDVMLPFSGYAFNKSHTAGYGLVSYWTAYLKANYPAEYMAALLTSVGDDKDKAAIYLADARKNGVRVLQPDVNESVAEFTAVGDDVRFGLRSVRNVGDNVIEAIVDARRRKGKFASFSDFLDKADLPALNKRAVESLIKAGTFDSLEHSRKGLTAIHEDAIDAIIPVKKAASFGQDDLFANLGGEGSGEPAFGLDFPIDDSEWPRRQLLATEREMLGLYVSAHPLDGAEHILSGARDCSIAELLASGRTTGDVQLSGLITGIQLKMTKQGNAWAIVNLADRDAGIEVLFFPAAYQLVQHALAEDNVIAVKGRIEDRDGTVNVFGRELAVLDVSSAEHGGKPPVRLALPAHRITEQSVRELKRILADHPGDSPVHLSVRGARKTIVYALQAKVDATTVASDVKGTFGADAWAGLA; translated from the coding sequence GTGCCGGATTCCTTCGTTCACCTGCACAATCACACCGAATACTCGATGCTGGACGGCGCGCAGAAGCTGAAGCCGATGTTCGGCGAGGTGGCCCGACAGGGGATGCCTGCGATCGCCATGAGCGATCACGGCAACATGTTCGGCGCCTACGAGTTCGCGCAGGTCGCGAAGGGCTTCGAGGGGATCAGGCCGATCATCGGCATCGAGGCGTACGTGGCGCCTTCCTCTCGGTTCGTCCGGAAGCAGGAGTTCTGGGGGCCGGGAGGCCGTCGCGCCATGAGCGCCGACGGTGAGGGGTCGAAGGATGTCTCCGGTGGCGGCCGCTTCACTCACATGACCATGTGGGCGCGGAACAGCCAGGGCTTGCGGAACCTGTTCTGGCTCAGCACGCAGGCCAGCTATGGGGGTCAGTTCCCTGCCGGAAAGCCGCGCATGGACCGGGAGTTGATCGCTGAGCGGCCGGACGGCGTCATCGCCACTACTGGCTGCCCGTCTGGCGAGATCCAGACCCGCCTGCGGCTGAACCAGTATGACGAGGCGAAGGCTGCTGCCGCGGTCTACCAGGAGATCTTCGGTCGCGAGAACTACTTCCTGGAGCTGATGGACCACGGCCTGGACATCGAGCGTGAGGTCCGTGAGGGTCTGCTGCGTCTGGCCAGCGAACTGAAGATTCCCCTCCTGGCCACCAATGACGCGCACTACGTCACCGAGGACCAGGCCGACGCTCACGACAGCCTGCTGTGCATCGGTGTCGGCAAGAACAAGGACGATCCGGGCCGCTTCCGGTTCAACGGCTCCGGCTACTACCTCAAGACAGCCGCCGAGATGCGCAGCCTGTTCTCGGAGCTGCCGGAAGCCTGCGACAACTCCCTGCTGATTGCCGAGCGCATCGAGTCCTACGACGAGGTCTTCGACTACGTCGACGAGATGCCGCAGTTCCCGGACGTGCCCGAAGGCGAGACCCAGGAGTCGTGGCTTCGCAAGGAAGTCCTCAAGGGTCTGGCGATGCGCTACGGGGACCCGGTCCCTCAGCACGTCATGGACCGCTTCGAGACCGAGATGTCGGTCATCGGCCCCATGGGTTTCAGCTCCTACTTCCTCGTCGTGGCGGACATCTGCCGTCACGCCCGGGAGAACAAGATCCCGCTCGGTCCGGGCCGGGGTTCGGCCACCGGCTCCATCGTGGCCTACGCCACCCGCATCACCGAGCTGTGCCCTCTGGAGCACGGCCTTCTCTTCGAACGGTTCCTGAACCCCGAACGCATCAACCCCCCGGACGTCGACCTCGACTTCGACGACCGTCAGCGCGACCGGATGGTCCGCTACGTCACCGAGAAGTACGGCGAGGAGTACACCGCCATGGTGAACACGTTCGGCAAGATCAAGGCCAAGAACGCGATCAAGGACTCCTCGCGCATCCTCGGCTATCCCTACTCCCACGGCGAGCGGATCACCAAGGCGCTCCCGCCGGACCAGAACGGCAAGTCGGCCCCACTGGCCACCGTCTTCGACTCCGCCCACGAGCGGTATGGCGAGGCCGGCGAGATCCGGCAGATGTATGACAGCGAACAGGATGTGCAGCGGGTCATCGACACCGCCCGCGGGGTGGAGGGCCTCACCCGCGGCACCGGCGTGCACGCCGCGGCGGTGATCCTTTCCAAGACGAAGCTCACCGACCGCATCCCCCTGCACATGCGTGCCTCGGACGGCGTGAAGATCACCGGCTTCGACTACCCGTCCTGCGAAGCCATGGGCCTGATCAAGATGGACTTCCTGGGACTGCGGAACCTGGGTGTCATCGACCAGGCCATCGAGAACATCCGCGAGAACCGGGGCGTCAGCCTGGCCACCGTAGATCCCCTGGGCGGCGACCCGTCCACCGTCGTGATCCCTCTGGACGACGCCAAGACATACCGGCTGCTGGCAGAGGGCAACACGTTCGGTGTCTTCCAGCTCGACGGCGGCGGCATGCGCGTACTGCTGAAGCAGATGGAACCCACCCGGTTCGAGGACATCGCCGCGGTCAACGCCCTCTACCGGCCCGGCCCCATGGCGGCCAACGCGCACACCAATTACGCACACCGTAAGACAGGCCGCCAGGAGATCACCCCGATCCACCCCGAGCTGCGCGACGCACTGGAGCCGATCCTCGGCAACACCTTCCATCTGCTCGTCTACCAGGAGCAGATCATGGCCATCGCCCGGGAACTGGCCGGGTACACCCTCGGCGGCGCCGACCTGCTGCGCCGTGCGATGGGCAAGAAGAAACCGGAGGTGCTGGCCGCGGAGTGGGACAAGTTCCACGACGGCATGCGGGGCAACGGGTACAGCGAGGAAGCCATCAAGGCCCTGTGGGACGTCATGCTCCCGTTCTCCGGCTACGCATTCAACAAGTCCCACACCGCCGGCTACGGCCTCGTCTCATACTGGACCGCCTACCTCAAGGCCAACTACCCGGCCGAGTACATGGCCGCCCTGCTCACCTCGGTCGGCGACGACAAGGACAAGGCCGCGATCTACCTTGCCGACGCCCGCAAGAACGGCGTCCGGGTCCTCCAGCCCGACGTGAACGAGTCCGTCGCCGAGTTCACCGCCGTCGGCGACGACGTACGGTTCGGGCTGCGGTCCGTACGCAACGTCGGCGACAACGTCATCGAGGCCATCGTCGACGCCCGCCGCCGGAAAGGGAAATTCGCTTCCTTCTCCGACTTCCTCGACAAGGCCGACCTGCCCGCACTGAACAAACGAGCTGTGGAGTCCCTGATCAAGGCCGGCACCTTCGACTCCCTGGAGCATTCCCGCAAGGGCCTCACCGCCATCCACGAGGACGCCATCGACGCGATCATCCCCGTGAAGAAAGCGGCAAGCTTCGGACAAGACGATCTCTTCGCCAACCTGGGCGGCGAAGGAAGCGGCGAACCGGCCTTCGGCCTCGACTTCCCCATCGACGACTCGGAGTGGCCCCGCAGACAGCTCCTGGCGACCGAACGCGAAATGCTCGGCCTCTACGTCTCAGCCCACCCGCTGGACGGCGCAGAGCACATCCTCTCCGGCGCACGGGACTGCTCCATCGCCGAACTGCTCGCCTCCGGCCGCACCACCGGGGATGTGCAGCTCTCCGGACTGATCACCGGCATCCAGCTCAAGATGACCAAACAGGGCAACGCCTGGGCCATCGTGAACCTCGCGGACCGTGATGCCGGCATCGAAGTCCTCTTCTTCCCCGCCGCCTACCAGCTCGTGCAGCACGCACTGGCCGAAGACAACGTCATTGCCGTCAAGGGCAGGATTGAAGACCGGGACGGAACTGTGAACGTCTTCGGCAGAGAACTCGCGGTACTGGACGTGTCCTCCGCCGAGCACGGCGGGAAACCCCCCGTGCGGCTTGCGCTCCCCGCCCACCGGATCACCGAACAGTCCGTCAGAGAACTGAAGCGCATCCTTGCGGACCACCCAGGCGACAGCCCGGTCCACCTCAGCGTCCGCGGCGCACGCAAGACGATCGTGTACGCCCTGCAAGCCAAAGTGGACGCCACCACCGTCGCATCCGATGTGAAGGGCACGTTCGGAGCTGACGCGTGGGCAGGCTTGGCATGA